One stretch of Nicotiana tabacum cultivar K326 chromosome 18, ASM71507v2, whole genome shotgun sequence DNA includes these proteins:
- the LOC107803629 gene encoding putative glycosyltransferase At5g03795 isoform X2: MAFCSLNQSYKLFRLWVFLRPFSVMLFVVVMVGALLMVQTKMKDLTHKNGTFVQFNGQEEVSVKNLELKKLQNWSSEGQIVSISNSPVNKNGTFVQFDGQEEVLVKNLEPKKLENWSSEGQNEFINNSPYHNWELFAADYEEMMKTLKIFVYPDAFTSNKSSPFSSIFLPLTNPFDPKLGNYFSEHMFKIALLGSSLVTQNPKEAHFYYMPFSINVMRNHPRVHSAAAIEDFVASYTDRVRSEFSFWSASGGADHFYVYCHSIGRDAASKHQELHHNAIQVTCSSNYFQRLYVAHKDIALPQVWPRQHEEVLNPPDARYKLVFFAGRVQNSLARRDLLELWKNDSSFDIFSGSSSFPYKEGFRRSRYCLHVKGYEVNTARVSDAIQHGCIPVLISNHYDLPLANILDWSKFSIIVNERDIPHLKKILLSVPKRMYLNMYQNLGIVRRHFAWYSSPKKYDSFHMTVYQLWLRRGLLRVA, translated from the exons ATGGCTTTCTGTTCTTTAAATCAAAGTTATAAACTTTTCAGATTATGGGTTTTTCTTAGACCCTTTTCTGTAATGTTATTTGTAGTTGTAATGGTAGGAGCTCTACTAATGGTACAAACAAAAATGAAAGATTTGACACATAAAAATGGAACTTTTGTTCAGTTTAATGGCCAAGAGGAAGTTTCAGTGAAGAATCTTGAACTTAAAAAGCTGCAAAATTGGTCTAGTGAAGGTCAAATTGTGTCAATAAGTAATAGTCCTGTAAATAAAAATGGAACTTTTGTTCAGTTTGATGGCCAAGAGGAAGTATTAGTGAAGAATCTTGAACCAAAAAAGCTAGAAAATTGGTCTAGTGAAGGTCAAAATGAGTTCATTAATAATAGTCCTTATCATAATTGGGAGTTATTTGCTGCTGATTATGAGGAAATGATGAAAACCCTTAAGATATTTGTGTATCCTGATGCTTTTACGAGCAACAAATCTTCACCTTTTTCAAGCATTTTTTTACCCCTTACAAATCCCTTTGATCCCAAATTAGGAAATTACTTTAGTGAGCACATGTTCAAGATTGCACTTTTGGGTAGTTCTTTAGTTACTCAGAATCCAAAAGAGGCTCATTTTTACTATATGCCTTTTTCTATTAACGTTATGCGTAATCACCCTCGCGTGCATTCTGCAGCCGCGATTGAAGATTTTGTTGCTAGTTATACTGATAGAGTTAGATCAGAGTTCAGCTTTTGGAGTGCATCTGGTGGTGCTGATCATTTTTATGTGTACTGTCATTCTATTGGTCGAGACGCTGCTTCTAAGCACCAAGAATTGCATCACAATGCAATTCAGGTTACTTGCTCGTCAAACTACTTTCAGAGGCTATACGTTGCCCATAAAGACATTGCCTTGCCCCAAGTTTGGCCTCGCCAACACGAGGAAGTGTTGAACCCTCCTGATGCGAG ataCAAGCTTGTCTTCTTTGCTGGTCGTGTCCAAAATTCTCTTGCAAGACGAGATTTATTGGAGCTGTGGAAGAACGATAGCTCCTTCGATATATTCTCGGGGAGTTCATCTTTCCCTTACAAAGAAGGATTTCGGAGAAGTAGATACTGTCTCCATGTCAAAGGTTACGAGGTGAATACAGCTAGAGTCAGTGATGCTATTCAGCACGGCTGCATCCCTGTACTGATTTCGAACCACTATGATCTTCCATTAGCAAACATATTAGATTGGAGCAAGTTCTCAATTATCGTTAATGAAAGAGATATTCCGCACCTGAAGAAGATATTGCTCTCCGTGCCTAAACGAATGTACCTCAACATGTATCAGAACCTAGGAATCGTGAGAAGGCACTTCGCGTGGTATAGTAGCCCGAAAAAGTATGATTCCTTCCATATGACAGTGTACCAACTTTGGCTCAGAAGGGGATTACTTCGAGTTGCTTG A
- the LOC107803629 gene encoding putative glycosyltransferase At5g03795 isoform X1, with protein MAFCSLNQSYKLFRLWVFLRPFSVMLFVVVMVGALLMVQTKMKDLTHKNGTFVQFNGQEEVSVKNLELKKLQNWSSEGQIVSISNSPVNKNGTFVQFDGQEEVLVKNLEPKKLENWSSEGQNEFINNSPYHNWELFAADYEEMMKTLKIFVYPDAFTSNKSSPFSSIFLPLTNPFDPKLGNYFSEHMFKIALLGSSLVTQNPKEAHFYYMPFSINVMRNHPRVHSAAAIEDFVASYTDRVRSEFSFWSASGGADHFYVYCHSIGRDAASKHQELHHNAIQVTCSSNYFQRLYVAHKDIALPQVWPRQHEEVLNPPDARYKLVFFAGRVQNSLARRDLLELWKNDSSFDIFSGSSSFPYKEGFRRSRYCLHVKGYEVNTARVSDAIQHGCIPVLISNHYDLPLANILDWSKFSIIVNERDIPHLKKILLSVPKRMYLNMYQNLGIVRRHFAWYSSPKKYDSFHMTVYQLWLRRGLLRVAW; from the exons ATGGCTTTCTGTTCTTTAAATCAAAGTTATAAACTTTTCAGATTATGGGTTTTTCTTAGACCCTTTTCTGTAATGTTATTTGTAGTTGTAATGGTAGGAGCTCTACTAATGGTACAAACAAAAATGAAAGATTTGACACATAAAAATGGAACTTTTGTTCAGTTTAATGGCCAAGAGGAAGTTTCAGTGAAGAATCTTGAACTTAAAAAGCTGCAAAATTGGTCTAGTGAAGGTCAAATTGTGTCAATAAGTAATAGTCCTGTAAATAAAAATGGAACTTTTGTTCAGTTTGATGGCCAAGAGGAAGTATTAGTGAAGAATCTTGAACCAAAAAAGCTAGAAAATTGGTCTAGTGAAGGTCAAAATGAGTTCATTAATAATAGTCCTTATCATAATTGGGAGTTATTTGCTGCTGATTATGAGGAAATGATGAAAACCCTTAAGATATTTGTGTATCCTGATGCTTTTACGAGCAACAAATCTTCACCTTTTTCAAGCATTTTTTTACCCCTTACAAATCCCTTTGATCCCAAATTAGGAAATTACTTTAGTGAGCACATGTTCAAGATTGCACTTTTGGGTAGTTCTTTAGTTACTCAGAATCCAAAAGAGGCTCATTTTTACTATATGCCTTTTTCTATTAACGTTATGCGTAATCACCCTCGCGTGCATTCTGCAGCCGCGATTGAAGATTTTGTTGCTAGTTATACTGATAGAGTTAGATCAGAGTTCAGCTTTTGGAGTGCATCTGGTGGTGCTGATCATTTTTATGTGTACTGTCATTCTATTGGTCGAGACGCTGCTTCTAAGCACCAAGAATTGCATCACAATGCAATTCAGGTTACTTGCTCGTCAAACTACTTTCAGAGGCTATACGTTGCCCATAAAGACATTGCCTTGCCCCAAGTTTGGCCTCGCCAACACGAGGAAGTGTTGAACCCTCCTGATGCGAG ataCAAGCTTGTCTTCTTTGCTGGTCGTGTCCAAAATTCTCTTGCAAGACGAGATTTATTGGAGCTGTGGAAGAACGATAGCTCCTTCGATATATTCTCGGGGAGTTCATCTTTCCCTTACAAAGAAGGATTTCGGAGAAGTAGATACTGTCTCCATGTCAAAGGTTACGAGGTGAATACAGCTAGAGTCAGTGATGCTATTCAGCACGGCTGCATCCCTGTACTGATTTCGAACCACTATGATCTTCCATTAGCAAACATATTAGATTGGAGCAAGTTCTCAATTATCGTTAATGAAAGAGATATTCCGCACCTGAAGAAGATATTGCTCTCCGTGCCTAAACGAATGTACCTCAACATGTATCAGAACCTAGGAATCGTGAGAAGGCACTTCGCGTGGTATAGTAGCCCGAAAAAGTATGATTCCTTCCATATGACAGTGTACCAACTTTGGCTCAGAAGGGGATTACTTCGAGTTGCTTGGTAA
- the LOC107803631 gene encoding uncharacterized protein LOC107803631 — MRKALQSVRQIRSALWYRKDNVLSSLVRREHFSTDISRGCLCKLSYNGGIIRHSQPYYMSSRAMFADVATATNGVETRGGPLVKYERRIAEGELLDGDACQVGTLQELQRLYDQLIEKAEDCRLDKYASSDKAGRSRWLWSRLIPQSTYAPVKGLYLYGGVGTGKTMLMDLFFDQLPASWRKKRIHFHDFMLNVHSRLQKHKGVSDPLEVVAGEISDESILLCLDEFMVTDVADALILNRLFRQLFNNGAILVATSNRAPDNLYEGGLQRDLFLPFIATLKERCVAREIGSAVDYRKLTSAEQGFYFIGKDLSSLIKKHFQMLVGDAQPVPQEVEVVMGRKLQVPLGANGCAYFSFEELCDRPLGAADYFGLCKNFHTLALEGVPIFGLHNKTAAYRFVTLVDVIYENRARLLCTAEGTPVELFERIVTISDAQHVAPRTSSRSRKNDDFDLCVDNELGFAKDRTISRLTEINSKEYLQQHAEMLAKKQLPAENRAENAMQA; from the exons ATGAGGAAAGCTCTGCAGTCTGTGAGGCAAATTAGATCGGCTCTGTGGTATAGAAAAGATAATGTGCTTAGTAGTCTTGTAAGAAGAGAGCATTTTTCGACTGATATAAGTCGAGGGTGTTTATGCAAATTGTCCTACAATGGTGGTATTATTAGACATAGTCAACCATATTACATGTCGTCAAGAGCCATGTTTGCCGATGTTGCTACAGCAACTAATGGAG TGGAGACCAGAGGAGGGCCTCTAGTGAAATATGAACGACGAATTGCTGAGGGTGAGCTCTTGGATGGAGATGCTTGCCAG GTAGGCACATTGCAAGAACTCCAAAGACTTTATGATCAGCTCATCGAAAAAGCTGAAGACTGCCGGTTAGACAAATATGCCTCTTCTGATAAAGCCGGGAG GAGTAGATGGTTATGGTCTCGTCTCATACCACAGTCGACATATGCCCCCGTCAAAGGATTATATCTTTATGGGGGAGTTGGGACAGGCAAAACTATGTTAATGGACCTGTTCTTCGACCAGTT GCCTGCCAGTTGGAGGAAAAAGAGAATCCATTTCCACGACTTCATGCTTAATGTTCACAGCCGATTACAG AAGCACAAGGGTGTGTCAGATCCCCTAGAAGTTGTGGCAGGAGAGATATCGGACGAGTCCATTTTGTTGTGTCTTGATGAATTCATG GTGACTGATGTGGCTGATGCACTGATACTGAACCGCTTGTTTAGACAGTTATTCAACAACGGCGCT ATTCTTGTTGCTACTTCAAACCGTGCTCCCGATAACCTTTATGAAGGTGGACTGCAGAGGGATCTTTTCCTTCCTTTTATAGCTACTTTAAAG GAAAGATGTGTAGCACGTGAAATTGGTTCAGCGGTGGACTACAGGAAGTTGACTTCG GCTGAGCAAGGCTTCTATTTTATTGGAAAAGATCTGTCTAGCCTAATTAAAAAGCATTTCCAAATGCTAGTTGGGGATGCTCAACCGGTTCCACAAGAAGTGGAAGTTGTCATGGGAAGGAAATTACAG GTTCCACTGGGTGCTAATGGATGTGCCTATTTTTCGTTTGAGGAACTCTGCGACCGGCCTCTTGGCGCAGCAGACTATTTTGGACTATGTA AAAACTTCCATACGCTGGCTCTAGAAGGCGTACCGATTTTTGGGCTTCACAATAAAACTGCAGCGTACCGTTTTGTGACCTTGGTCGAT GTAATTTATGAAAATAGAGCTAGACTTTTATGCACAGCCGAGGGGACTCCAGTTGAACTTTTCGAAAGGATTGTGACAATATCCGATGCCCAACACGTGGCACCTAGAACATCTTCAAGGTCAAGGAAGAACGACGACTTTGACCTTTGTGTGGATAACGAATTGGGTTTTGCAAAAGATCGTACCATTAGTAG GTTGACAGAGATAAACAGCAAAGAGTACTTACAACAACATGCCGAAATGTTGGCCAAGAAGCAGCTTCCAGCGGAAAATCGCGCAGAAAATGCAATGCAGGCATAA